A single region of the Oncorhynchus keta strain PuntledgeMale-10-30-2019 chromosome 4, Oket_V2, whole genome shotgun sequence genome encodes:
- the bmp6 gene encoding bone morphogenetic protein 6, whose translation MTSCWFAFVGLWWSAYCMFLIAGSNYLFDGNNEVHPSFIHRRLRTHEKREMQKEILSILGLPHRPRPHLSHGKYNSAPLFMLDLYNTISSEEKNEVEGMLEQYQSMYTTQGPPLATYQENAFLNDADMVMSFVNLVEDDRELSPHRRHHKEFKFNLSQIPEGEAVTASEFRLYKECVSRTFRNETLLLNVYQVVQEHPNREADLFLLESRRLWAAEEGWLEFDITATSNLWVMSPHNNMGLQIRVETSSGRSISSKEAGLVGRDGALEKQPFMVAFFKVSEVHIRTARSTNKNRNKNRNRPTQPQEGGSRGPSPAEYNSSDQKTACRRHELYVSFRELGWQDWIIAPEGYAANYCDGECSFPLNAHMNATNHAIVQTLVHLMNPENVPKPCCAPTKLHAISVLYFDDNSNVILKKYKNMVVRACGCH comes from the exons ATGACAAGCTGTTGGTTTGCCTTTGTGGGTTTGTGGTGGAGCGCTTATTGCATGTTCCTTATTGCAGGTAGCAATTATTTATTCGATGGGAACAACGAGGTACACCCAAGTTTCATTCACCGGCGGTTGCGGACTCACgaaaagagagagatgcagaaggagatCCTCTCCATCCTTGGACTTCCACACAGACCCAGACCGCATCTGTCACATGGAAAGTACAACTCCGCTCCGCTCTTCATGCTGGATCTTTACAATACGATATCCAGCGAGGAGAAAAACGAAGTGGAGGGCATGTTGGAACAGTACCAGTCCATGTACACCACCCAAGGTCCCCCTTTGGCAACATATCAGGAGAATGCCTTCCTAAATGACGCCGACATGGTGATGAGCTTTGTCAATTTGG TGGAGGACGATAGAGAGCTGTCGCCACACAGACGGCACCACAAGGAGTTCAAGTTCAACCTGTCCCAGATCCCAGAGGGAGAGGCTGTCACCGCCTCCGAGTTCCGCCTCTACAAGGAGTGTGTGAGCCGGACCTTCCGCAACGAGACCCTCCTGCTCAACGTCTACCAAGTGGTACAGGAGCACCCCAACAG GGAAGCAGACCTGTTCCTGCTGGAGTCTCGCAGGCTGTGGGCGGCCGAGGAGGGCTGGCTGGAGTTTGACATCACGGCCACCAGTAACCTGTGGGTGATGAGTCCCCACAACAACATGGGCCTCCAGATCAGAGTGGAGACCAGCAGTG GGCGGAGCATTAGCTCCAAGGAGGCGGGGCTAGTTGGTCGTGACGGAGCGCTGGAGAAGCAGCCCTTCATGGTGGCTTTCTTCAAAGTCAGCGAGGTGCACATCCGCACCGCCCGCTCCACCAACAAGAACCGCAACAAGAACCGCAACCGCCCCACACAGCCCCAGGAAGGAGGCTCCAGGGGCCCAAGCCCAGCAG AATACAACAGCAGTGACCAGAAGACAGCCTGTAGGAGACATGAGCTCTACGTCAGCTTCCGGGAGCTGGGCTGGCAG GACTGGATCATTGCACCTGAGGGCTACGCAGCCAACTACTGTGACGGAGAGTGCTCCTTCCCCCTCAACGCCCATATGAATGCCACCAACCATGCCATTGTGCAGACACTG GTCCACCTCATGAATCCGGAGAACGTGCCCAAGCCCTGCTGCGCCCCCACCAAGCTGCATGCCATCTCCGTGCTCTACTTCGACGACAACTCCAATGTCATCCTGAAGAAGTACAAGAACATGGTGGTGAGGGCCTGTGGCTGCCACTGA